A DNA window from Arachis duranensis cultivar V14167 chromosome 3, aradu.V14167.gnm2.J7QH, whole genome shotgun sequence contains the following coding sequences:
- the LOC107481869 gene encoding zinc finger transcription factor YY1 isoform X1, whose amino-acid sequence MEIHYSSSYFERRPIIRSNAPAAKWVKEWVPQDVVATGGKCMLLRWVREDALKALQEKEKEPAVPEPEPEPTTEVLFLCSYEGCGKTFIDAGALRKHSHIHGERQFVCHYEGCGKKFLDSSKLKRHFLIHTGERDFVCPHEGCGKAFSLDFNLRSHMKTHSQENYHICPYSECGKRYAHEYKLKNHIASHHEKNAALEVPKYTPPLERQPKTTKHSGTAYGSASSDRPYACPYEGCEKAYIHEYKLKLHLKREHPGHMSDENAEHAQANLDNEMDEASDQDAYGGKRSNGKIQKQSKLKPNLKLPPSKITKRKAPPPTPATIAVTKKPWSVNVREEAYNEEDSEETEEEDRDNVEDGWRYAGNNDDDDEETEYED is encoded by the exons ATGGAGATTCACTACAGTAGCAGTTACTTCGAAAGGCGCCCCATAATCAGGTCCAATGCGCCAGCTGCTAAATGGGTTAAAGAATG GGTTCCCCAAGATGTTGTAGCCACTGGGGGGAAATGCATGCTCTTAAGATGGGTTAGAG AGGATGCCTTGAAGGCATTGcaggaaaaggaaaaagaaccGGCTGTACCTGAACCGGAACCAGAGCCAACTACTGAAGTGCTTTTTCTTTGCAGCTATGAAGGATGTGGAAAGACGTTCATTGATGCCGGTGCATTGAGGAAACATTCTCACATTCATGGAGAGAGACAATTTGTTTGTCACTATGAGGGGTGCGGAAAG AAATTTCTTGATAGCTCAAAGTTGAAAAGACATTTTCTCATTCACACAGGGGAGAGGGATTTTGTGTGTCCCCATGAAGGCTGTGGTAAG GCCTTCTCTCTGGATTTCAACTTAAGGTCTCACATGAAAACACATTCACAAGAGAACTATCATATCTGTCCGTACTCAGAATGCGGAAAGAGATATGCTCATGAATACAAGCTAAAGAATCACATTGCCTCTCACCATGAAAAG AATGCAGCACTGGAGGTGCCGAAGTATACTCCGCCTTTAGAGAGACAACCAAAAACTACTAAACATTCTGGCACAGCATATGGTTCTGCATCGTCAGATCGCCCCTATGCATGCCCTTATGAAGGATGTGAAAAAGCCTACATTCATGAATACAAGCTTAAACTCCATTTGAAGAGGGAACATCCTGGGCATATGTCTGATGAAAATGCAGAGCATGCTCAAGCTAATCTTGATAATGAAATGGATGAAGCAAGCGATCAAGATGCCTATGGTGGCAAACGGTCAAATGGTAAAATTCAGAAGCAAAGTAAGCTAAAACCAAACCTTAAGTTGCCTCCTTCCAAAATCACCAAACGCAAAGCACCGCCACCTACTCCTGCCACCATAGCCGTAACAAAGAAACCTTGGTCTGTGAATGTGAGAGAGGAGGCTTACAACGAAGAAGACAGCGAAGAAACAGAAGAGGAGGATCGCGACAATGTTGAAGATGGTTGGAGATATGCTGGCAACAATGACGACGATGATGAAGAAACAGAATATGAAGACTGA
- the LOC107481869 gene encoding zinc finger transcription factor YY1 isoform X2, producing MLDMYYANDRRNVPARVPQDVVATGGKCMLLRWVREDALKALQEKEKEPAVPEPEPEPTTEVLFLCSYEGCGKTFIDAGALRKHSHIHGERQFVCHYEGCGKKFLDSSKLKRHFLIHTGERDFVCPHEGCGKAFSLDFNLRSHMKTHSQENYHICPYSECGKRYAHEYKLKNHIASHHEKNAALEVPKYTPPLERQPKTTKHSGTAYGSASSDRPYACPYEGCEKAYIHEYKLKLHLKREHPGHMSDENAEHAQANLDNEMDEASDQDAYGGKRSNGKIQKQSKLKPNLKLPPSKITKRKAPPPTPATIAVTKKPWSVNVREEAYNEEDSEETEEEDRDNVEDGWRYAGNNDDDDEETEYED from the exons ATG TTGGACATGTATTACGCTAACGATCGGCGCAATGTTCCTGCCAGGGTTCCCCAAGATGTTGTAGCCACTGGGGGGAAATGCATGCTCTTAAGATGGGTTAGAG AGGATGCCTTGAAGGCATTGcaggaaaaggaaaaagaaccGGCTGTACCTGAACCGGAACCAGAGCCAACTACTGAAGTGCTTTTTCTTTGCAGCTATGAAGGATGTGGAAAGACGTTCATTGATGCCGGTGCATTGAGGAAACATTCTCACATTCATGGAGAGAGACAATTTGTTTGTCACTATGAGGGGTGCGGAAAG AAATTTCTTGATAGCTCAAAGTTGAAAAGACATTTTCTCATTCACACAGGGGAGAGGGATTTTGTGTGTCCCCATGAAGGCTGTGGTAAG GCCTTCTCTCTGGATTTCAACTTAAGGTCTCACATGAAAACACATTCACAAGAGAACTATCATATCTGTCCGTACTCAGAATGCGGAAAGAGATATGCTCATGAATACAAGCTAAAGAATCACATTGCCTCTCACCATGAAAAG AATGCAGCACTGGAGGTGCCGAAGTATACTCCGCCTTTAGAGAGACAACCAAAAACTACTAAACATTCTGGCACAGCATATGGTTCTGCATCGTCAGATCGCCCCTATGCATGCCCTTATGAAGGATGTGAAAAAGCCTACATTCATGAATACAAGCTTAAACTCCATTTGAAGAGGGAACATCCTGGGCATATGTCTGATGAAAATGCAGAGCATGCTCAAGCTAATCTTGATAATGAAATGGATGAAGCAAGCGATCAAGATGCCTATGGTGGCAAACGGTCAAATGGTAAAATTCAGAAGCAAAGTAAGCTAAAACCAAACCTTAAGTTGCCTCCTTCCAAAATCACCAAACGCAAAGCACCGCCACCTACTCCTGCCACCATAGCCGTAACAAAGAAACCTTGGTCTGTGAATGTGAGAGAGGAGGCTTACAACGAAGAAGACAGCGAAGAAACAGAAGAGGAGGATCGCGACAATGTTGAAGATGGTTGGAGATATGCTGGCAACAATGACGACGATGATGAAGAAACAGAATATGAAGACTGA